A genomic window from Chitinivibrionia bacterium includes:
- a CDS encoding glycosyl hydrolase family 8: protein MKKIVLLVMFLSAALLFVACTEESIQDIKPFVPVTNIILAEDATVARASLTLDGTVEPEGATNNTIIWTVASAGTTGATIAPGSNILNTTAAGTVTITATITNGLTATSNYTQPFTITVSFVHIPVTNITGVPPTAAMGVPLTLTGAVVPSNATNRTITWSVVDTGTTEATFTGNVLHTKAEGIVVVRATIVNGATETTDYTQDFSITVNIRRVTVTINNNDGTANPAPIEVIAGATFFLPEPETRVNYTFNGWFTSATGGQRLGGGGDPHSVANNATVFAQWTRIIVIEPTLPGESIRPNHISQAQMDADVIRLYNDLRDSFLRTSNNGLHSWFEAGGTGVAGSNALTNSETHGYGMMLIALAANMSGAARGDERQIFDRMNALRRVQSSVEQPRSPATKNYLMSWVVVDVESSEPVFEVRSCWDNDIRCWTQGTGILPAHRDIPARFGRSNSATDGDMDMAYALLLAYRLWGDPQYKSDAVDIIGSIKSLNFHRSPGNQHRTNLGDWHGRWGQATLS from the coding sequence ATGAAAAAAATTGTGCTTTTAGTTATGTTTTTATCGGCGGCTTTGCTTTTTGTCGCCTGCACGGAGGAGTCGATACAAGATATAAAACCTTTTGTTCCGGTGACAAATATTATTCTTGCCGAAGATGCAACAGTGGCGCGCGCATCCCTTACGTTAGACGGCACTGTTGAGCCTGAGGGCGCGACGAACAACACGATTATTTGGACGGTTGCAAGTGCGGGAACAACTGGCGCAACAATAGCACCGGGAAGCAACATATTGAATACTACGGCGGCGGGAACAGTTACGATAACAGCAACAATTACCAACGGACTAACCGCTACAAGCAATTACACACAACCTTTCACTATTACTGTTAGTTTCGTACACATTCCGGTAACGAATATCACAGGTGTTCCTCCAACGGCAGCAATGGGTGTTCCTTTGACTTTAACAGGAGCTGTAGTCCCATCAAATGCAACCAACAGGACAATTACTTGGTCGGTAGTCGATACCGGTACAACAGAGGCAACATTCACAGGAAACGTACTGCATACCAAAGCGGAGGGAATAGTAGTTGTGAGAGCAACAATTGTCAATGGTGCAACAGAGACAACAGACTATACGCAAGATTTTAGTATTACGGTTAATATCAGGCGTGTTACCGTAACAATTAATAATAACGACGGCACGGCAAATCCTGCGCCAATCGAGGTCATAGCAGGAGCAACGTTCTTTTTGCCTGAGCCGGAAACACGAGTAAATTATACTTTTAACGGTTGGTTTACATCTGCAACCGGAGGGCAACGACTTGGCGGAGGCGGCGATCCTCATTCGGTCGCAAACAACGCAACAGTTTTTGCTCAATGGACGCGAATAATTGTTATCGAGCCAACTTTGCCAGGCGAATCAATTCGACCAAATCATATATCGCAAGCGCAAATGGACGCTGATGTTATTCGACTATACAACGATTTGCGTGATTCTTTTTTGCGAACTTCCAATAACGGATTGCATTCTTGGTTTGAAGCAGGCGGGACGGGAGTAGCGGGTAGCAACGCGCTCACAAACTCCGAAACGCACGGCTACGGAATGATGCTTATTGCGTTAGCGGCAAATATGAGCGGCGCAGCAAGAGGCGATGAACGACAAATTTTTGACAGAATGAACGCGCTTCGCAGAGTGCAGAGTTCTGTTGAACAACCGCGTTCTCCCGCGACTAAAAATTATTTGATGTCTTGGGTTGTGGTTGACGTAGAATCAAGCGAGCCGGTTTTTGAGGTTCGCAGTTGTTGGGATAACGACATAAGATGCTGGACTCAAGGCACCGGCATACTTCCTGCACACAGAGATATACCGGCGCGTTTCGGCAGAAGCAATTCGGCAACCGACGGCGATATGGATATGGCGTACGCGCTCCTTTTGGCTTATAGACTTTGGGGCGATCCGCAATATAAAAGCGATGCAGTTGACATTATCGGCTCGATAAAAAGTTTGAACTTTCACAGATCGCCCGGCAATCAACATCGAACAAATTTAGGCGACTGGCACGGCAGATGGGGGCAAGCGACATTGTC
- a CDS encoding glycosyl hydrolase family 8 → MMKLKKILFFAVFATVLFFIGCTEDNTIIDSTPPFVPVANITLAQTTITAGTLALNGTVEPSNASNQAIIWSVNNAGTTGATISGSTLNTTGAGTAQIRATITNGQTATTNYTQTFSITVNPSGGGGGGGTSGNVISPNRTQELMNADVRTAFDAYSRGYLRNVTVNGVNMSYIYAQGTGPALTNTVTISEAHGYGMKIFALMNDRATFDRLNAFRKAHRSPIDSRLMAWFIRTPGQVPINQPWSNQYGSGTATANSATDGDLDIAYALLLAHSRWGGNYLDEAKEVIAGLKESSMHQSPVYRPKLGDWHARNWNITPSRPGTDPRMESRSSDWRPAHFRAFFRATNDNFWNNAADMVYTVLGQSANNNTGLMPDFVSGSPARPEPNPSVSGEHNMHRFAYNACRTPWFIAMDYVHYGTPAAEIHINRISGWLRGATNSTVSNIRSMRELSGTSLQNNYNTMVFVAPFASSMLANADNQAFLNSLYTAIRTGNAGNNSWITPYNAYSAAIQVLNMLLITGNWEAPL, encoded by the coding sequence ATGATGAAATTGAAAAAAATCTTATTTTTTGCGGTATTTGCGACAGTGTTGTTTTTTATCGGGTGTACTGAGGATAATACTATTATTGATTCAACGCCGCCTTTTGTTCCCGTAGCAAATATTACTCTTGCTCAAACAACGATAACGGCAGGTACTTTAGCTTTAAACGGGACAGTTGAACCTTCAAACGCATCAAACCAAGCGATTATTTGGTCGGTTAACAATGCAGGAACAACAGGTGCAACAATTTCGGGAAGCACATTAAACACAACAGGTGCGGGAACAGCGCAAATAAGAGCAACGATTACTAACGGACAAACTGCAACAACAAACTATACGCAAACTTTCAGCATTACGGTAAATCCAAGTGGCGGCGGTGGTGGCGGCGGGACTTCGGGAAATGTTATTAGTCCAAACAGAACTCAGGAGCTGATGAATGCAGACGTGAGAACTGCTTTTGACGCATATAGTCGTGGTTATTTGCGAAATGTTACGGTTAATGGTGTTAATATGAGCTATATTTATGCGCAGGGAACCGGACCGGCTTTAACCAACACTGTAACTATTTCGGAAGCACACGGCTATGGAATGAAAATTTTTGCTCTTATGAATGATCGTGCTACTTTTGACAGATTAAACGCTTTCAGAAAAGCACATCGCTCGCCAATAGACAGCCGTCTGATGGCTTGGTTTATAAGAACTCCGGGGCAAGTGCCGATAAATCAGCCTTGGTCAAATCAATATGGGTCAGGTACAGCAACAGCAAACTCTGCGACTGATGGCGATTTAGACATTGCTTACGCTCTGCTTCTAGCGCACAGCAGATGGGGTGGAAACTATCTAGACGAAGCCAAAGAAGTTATAGCAGGGTTAAAAGAATCAAGTATGCACCAAAGTCCTGTATATAGACCGAAACTTGGAGATTGGCACGCTCGAAATTGGAATATAACGCCAAGTCGTCCGGGGACTGACCCGCGTATGGAATCGAGGTCTTCGGATTGGCGTCCTGCGCATTTCAGAGCGTTTTTCAGAGCAACAAATGATAACTTTTGGAATAACGCCGCAGATATGGTTTATACGGTTTTGGGACAATCGGCAAACAATAACACGGGACTTATGCCTGATTTTGTTTCGGGTAGTCCGGCAAGACCAGAGCCAAATCCTTCTGTTTCCGGAGAGCATAATATGCATCGTTTCGCATATAACGCTTGTCGGACACCGTGGTTTATCGCAATGGATTATGTCCATTACGGAACGCCGGCTGCCGAAATACACATTAACAGAATAAGCGGTTGGCTCAGAGGGGCGACTAATTCTACTGTAAGCAACATCAGAAGTATGCGTGAATTAAGCGGCACTTCGTTGCAAAATAATTACAACACGATGGTATTTGTTGCACCCTTTGCTTCAAGTATGCTTGCCAATGCGGATAATCAAGCATTTCTGAACTCTTTGTACACTGCTATCAGAACCGGAAATGCGGGAAATAATAGTTGGATAACGCCGTATAACGCATATTCCGCCGCAATCCAAGTTTTGAATATGCTTCTTATTACAGGAAACTGGGAGGCTCCGCTATGA
- a CDS encoding MerR family transcriptional regulator, with amino-acid sequence MENKKLYYSISEASDFLGLQANTLRYWETEFSVLAPAKNRGGNRVYNKKDIEIAEKIKYLLYEEEFTIKGAVKMMKKLKSIPLDTYKKTRNLMLDKNFLADFEKLCVLLKKTTVASPE; translated from the coding sequence ATGGAAAATAAAAAATTATATTACAGCATAAGCGAAGCTTCGGACTTTCTGGGCTTACAGGCAAACACCCTGCGCTACTGGGAAACGGAGTTTTCAGTATTGGCTCCCGCTAAAAATCGCGGAGGCAACCGAGTTTACAACAAAAAAGACATCGAAATCGCCGAAAAAATCAAATATCTGCTTTACGAAGAAGAGTTCACCATAAAAGGCGCTGTAAAAATGATGAAAAAACTTAAAAGCATTCCTTTGGATACCTACAAAAAAACGAGGAACTTAATGTTAGACAAAAATTTCTTGGCAGATTTTGAAAAACTCTGCGTTCTTCTCAAAAAGACAACAGTCGCCTCTCCCGAATAA
- a CDS encoding NAD(P)/FAD-dependent oxidoreductase → MKNVVVIGSGIGGLTAGAFLAQAGMKVVVVEQHDRIGGYAHNFYRKNYCFESGIHTVPFGDNGVLRKILGQLNINDQIKTFQFPEMYRTISPYGTDIMPEAKSDILAKLYGDYSHQKKGLDRFFGDLDLLYDAILTHFDKGKRGLLDEKHSAVAPFLGHSYGSYLEELFDDEKLRFFLSGMWMYVGAPSGYAQHLFLQMLFNAHFHDGSHGIVGGFAAVAKTLAKFIEDRGGKIILKDSIESIICEDKAAKSVKTAKGLSIDCDLVLSGSSPYLLHNKLLSEDNRLKFTQKRLARLNPADSVVIAYLGMKKGYEKYINSNVAFYFKNKDINAPYRRIHSNPKLPFDCDNLAILHSVEFIADPTILLFSFVKQSDSQNWKVDKKIIAQKMIEELNVAYPGIKEYIDFVETGSPNTFERYTLNTGGSIYGFENIADIYAEAKMPIKTHIKNIYQVGHWTRPGCGMLNTVLSGYTAAQVVLEDM, encoded by the coding sequence ATGAAAAATGTCGTCGTAATAGGTTCCGGTATCGGAGGACTTACAGCGGGCGCGTTTTTAGCGCAGGCTGGTATGAAAGTTGTCGTGGTAGAGCAACACGACAGAATAGGTGGGTATGCGCATAATTTTTACAGAAAAAATTATTGCTTTGAATCGGGCATCCACACCGTTCCTTTCGGCGACAACGGAGTTCTCCGCAAAATTTTAGGACAATTAAACATAAACGACCAAATAAAAACATTCCAATTTCCGGAAATGTATCGCACGATTTCGCCTTACGGAACAGATATTATGCCTGAAGCAAAAAGCGACATTCTCGCAAAGCTTTACGGCGATTATTCGCATCAAAAAAAAGGGCTTGACAGATTTTTCGGTGATTTGGATTTGCTTTACGACGCCATTCTAACACATTTCGACAAAGGAAAACGCGGGCTTCTGGACGAAAAACATTCGGCGGTAGCGCCATTTTTGGGGCATTCCTACGGCTCGTATCTCGAAGAACTTTTTGATGACGAAAAACTGCGCTTTTTCCTTTCGGGAATGTGGATGTATGTCGGCGCGCCTTCAGGATACGCTCAGCATTTATTTTTGCAGATGCTTTTCAACGCGCATTTTCACGACGGCTCTCACGGAATTGTCGGCGGTTTTGCCGCGGTTGCAAAAACATTGGCAAAATTCATAGAGGACAGAGGCGGAAAAATAATTTTAAAGGACAGCATAGAGAGCATTATTTGCGAAGACAAAGCAGCAAAAAGCGTAAAAACGGCAAAAGGGCTTTCTATCGACTGTGATTTGGTACTTTCGGGCAGTTCGCCTTATCTTTTGCATAACAAATTGCTTAGCGAAGACAACCGCCTTAAATTCACTCAAAAAAGGCTTGCGCGCTTAAACCCTGCAGACTCCGTAGTAATCGCTTATTTGGGAATGAAAAAAGGATACGAAAAATATATCAACTCAAATGTCGCTTTTTATTTTAAGAATAAAGACATAAACGCGCCTTACAGAAGAATTCACAGCAATCCCAAACTTCCGTTTGACTGCGACAATCTGGCGATTTTGCATTCAGTGGAGTTTATCGCAGACCCGACAATACTCCTTTTTTCGTTTGTAAAGCAATCCGACAGCCAAAATTGGAAAGTTGATAAAAAAATCATCGCTCAAAAAATGATTGAAGAGCTGAACGTCGCATATCCCGGCATTAAAGAATACATAGATTTTGTAGAAACAGGCTCTCCGAACACATTCGAAAGATACACGCTCAACACAGGCGGGTCAATTTACGGCTTTGAAAATATCGCCGATATTTACGCCGAAGCAAAAATGCCGATAAAAACGCACATCAAAAACATATATCAAGTCGGACATTGGACGCGTCCCGGTTGCGGAATGCTGAATACGGTTCTGAGCGGATACACCGCGGCGCAAGTTGTGTTAGAAGATATGTAG
- a CDS encoding molecular chaperone DnaK, giving the protein MKRLSDEELLRFRNLLLEEKQKVIEARSSLLEQTVGQAVFDSTGEISHYAMHLGDLASETYDREFNMSLSERQAKYLEQIDDALQRVADKTYGVCQVTGEVIPVERLEAVLTTKYSVEGKEQLKRNNLG; this is encoded by the coding sequence ATGAAAAGATTGTCAGACGAAGAATTGTTGAGGTTTAGAAATTTATTGCTCGAAGAAAAACAAAAGGTTATTGAAGCGCGCAGCAGTTTGCTTGAGCAGACAGTTGGGCAGGCGGTCTTTGATTCGACCGGAGAAATTTCGCATTATGCAATGCATTTAGGCGATTTGGCTTCGGAAACTTATGACCGTGAGTTCAATATGAGCTTGTCCGAAAGACAGGCGAAATATCTGGAACAAATCGACGACGCACTTCAAAGAGTTGCAGACAAAACTTACGGGGTTTGTCAGGTAACGGGAGAAGTTATTCCTGTGGAACGTTTGGAGGCGGTATTGACTACAAAATATTCGGTCGAAGGAAAAGAGCAGTTGAAACGTAATAACTTGGGTTAA
- a CDS encoding cation:proton antiporter, protein MIALPIQEPVFVFAIVMAVIFLSPYVMRLVKLPEIVGVIFFGILLGPNGFGILERDTGVLLFGTVGILFIMFYSGLELNIKSFKKKTFRSIVFGLLTFVFPMTAGFICGYFILNLDLIAAILFGSVFASHTLLTYPVVDKMGVKDDEAVVVSVGGTLIANSIAMLILAVIASLKMNEGGNGNEWYYAPAIFMSFSALVMIFVPRIARWFFRTAQSDTYTQYIFVITMLFAVASVGKIIGIEPIIGAFLAGLALNVIIPANSILMNRIGFIANTLFIPFFLIYVGMLTDVEALFSGWSVVGITIMMFIISVPTKYLAAYLTKKIFGYSRVQKQLIFGLTNTQAAGTLAVIIVGYNLELFPRVFLDGAVLLMLITCIISAIYTEKSARFIASQSRSADKKDKTGEDEDEKFLLLLSNPATATKLVDLALMMKDPESENPIYPLTLVIDGGINTKEEIAQKQKLLEQAQKHASGTDQATHLITRVDVNVASGVSLASKEFSITHTILGWNPTHKGSTKIFGTVMEHILAVSDNAIINANAANEWNVVKRLVLILSPHSHFEPKFASTITPILRLAYALKTTVLLHSSKRQLDKVMEISGNQNLNVDFVFQERTSAETALKFAKHTLRSQDFSVVLCGRKSSISFHEDYEKIPNIINTRFPKSNFLLVYSPQETKQELRARNGFV, encoded by the coding sequence ATGATTGCTCTGCCAATCCAAGAACCGGTATTTGTCTTTGCGATAGTAATGGCAGTAATTTTTTTGTCGCCATACGTTATGCGGCTCGTAAAACTTCCAGAAATTGTGGGCGTTATATTTTTCGGAATACTTTTGGGACCAAACGGCTTTGGCATTTTGGAGCGCGATACGGGGGTTTTGCTTTTCGGCACGGTCGGAATTTTGTTCATTATGTTTTATTCGGGGCTTGAGCTCAACATAAAAAGTTTCAAGAAAAAGACATTCCGAAGCATAGTTTTTGGGCTTTTAACCTTTGTTTTTCCGATGACAGCGGGCTTTATCTGCGGATATTTTATTTTGAACTTGGATTTGATTGCCGCTATTTTATTCGGAAGCGTATTTGCTTCTCACACGCTTTTAACATATCCCGTTGTGGATAAAATGGGCGTAAAAGATGACGAAGCCGTCGTTGTTTCAGTCGGCGGAACACTGATTGCAAACTCAATAGCAATGCTGATTTTGGCGGTTATAGCAAGTTTGAAAATGAACGAAGGCGGCAACGGCAACGAATGGTACTATGCTCCCGCAATTTTTATGAGCTTCTCGGCGTTGGTAATGATATTTGTTCCGCGAATTGCCCGTTGGTTTTTCCGCACTGCACAGTCCGATACTTACACACAGTATATTTTTGTAATAACAATGCTTTTTGCGGTTGCGTCTGTCGGGAAAATTATCGGAATTGAGCCGATAATCGGGGCGTTCTTGGCGGGGCTTGCGCTTAACGTCATTATTCCCGCAAACTCCATTTTAATGAATAGAATAGGATTTATCGCAAATACGCTCTTTATTCCATTTTTCCTTATATACGTAGGAATGCTTACGGACGTTGAAGCGCTTTTCAGCGGTTGGAGCGTTGTCGGTATTACCATTATGATGTTTATTATTTCCGTTCCTACAAAATATTTGGCGGCTTATTTAACAAAAAAAATATTCGGATATTCGAGAGTGCAAAAACAACTTATTTTCGGTCTGACAAATACTCAGGCGGCAGGAACTCTCGCCGTTATAATAGTGGGTTATAACCTCGAATTATTTCCGAGAGTATTTTTGGATGGGGCAGTTTTGCTTATGCTTATAACTTGCATAATTTCGGCGATTTATACTGAAAAATCCGCTCGATTTATTGCTTCGCAAAGCAGGTCTGCAGACAAAAAAGATAAAACAGGCGAAGACGAAGACGAGAAATTTCTGTTGCTTCTTTCAAATCCCGCGACTGCTACAAAACTTGTGGATTTGGCGCTTATGATGAAAGACCCCGAAAGCGAAAACCCCATTTATCCGCTTACTTTGGTCATTGACGGAGGCATAAACACAAAAGAAGAAATCGCGCAAAAGCAAAAACTTCTGGAACAAGCGCAAAAGCACGCTTCGGGAACAGACCAAGCCACGCACCTTATTACGCGCGTCGATGTAAATGTCGCTTCGGGAGTGAGTTTGGCGTCTAAAGAGTTTTCGATAACGCATACGATTTTGGGGTGGAACCCAACGCACAAGGGTAGCACAAAAATTTTCGGAACAGTGATGGAGCACATTCTGGCGGTAAGCGACAACGCTATTATTAACGCAAATGCGGCAAACGAGTGGAACGTTGTTAAGCGTTTGGTGCTTATACTTTCGCCGCATTCGCATTTTGAGCCTAAATTTGCATCGACCATTACGCCGATTTTGCGTCTTGCTTACGCTTTAAAAACCACAGTCCTTTTACATTCTTCCAAACGTCAGCTGGACAAAGTTATGGAGATTTCGGGCAATCAAAATCTGAATGTCGATTTTGTGTTTCAGGAGCGCACATCTGCCGAAACAGCATTGAAATTTGCAAAACACACTCTTCGTTCGCAAGATTTTTCGGTTGTCCTTTGCGGAAGAAAATCGTCGATAAGTTTTCACGAAGATTACGAAAAAATTCCTAATATCATAAATACGCGCTTTCCCAAGAGCAACTTTTTACTTGTTTATTCTCCGCAGGAAACAAAGCAAGAACTGCGTGCTCGCAACGGTTTTGTATAG
- a CDS encoding glutamine--tRNA ligase/YqeY domain fusion protein yields the protein MEEKNNFIYDIIREDLASGKHKEIITRFPPEPNGYLHIGHAKALCLDFGAALDFGGKCNLRMDDTNPEKEDVEYVEAIKEDVKWLGFEWDGFYYASDYYQKMFEAAMELIDKGLAFVCELTSDEMRAYRGTLTEAGKESPFRNRSVEENKKLFLAMKNGEIEEGKLALRAKIDMSSPNINMRDPVIYRIVKAKHHRTGDDWCIYPMYDFAHPIEDALEKITHSLCSLEFEDHRPLYNWVVENTTMPAIPRQIEFARLNLTYTVMSKRKLRKLVEENLVDGWDDPRMPTLCGMRKRGYPAAAIRDFIGRIGLAKRDSIVDFALLEHCIRENLNKSAIRLMGVLDPIKVIIENYPETETEYLEAINNPENDAAGTRKIAFSREIYIEREDFMEDAPKGFFRLTLGSEVRLRYAYYIKCTQVIKDKNGEIIELRATYDPATKGGDSPDGRKVKSTIHWVDAATAKNATINLYERLFTKENPEDVEEGQEFTANINPESLKVITNAKVEAACDELSKNGAFQFERKGYFVASTPLSDRIGENQALVFNRTATLKDAWVKLQSKA from the coding sequence ATGGAAGAGAAAAACAATTTTATTTACGATATTATACGCGAAGATTTGGCTTCGGGAAAGCATAAAGAAATTATTACGCGATTTCCCCCTGAGCCCAACGGCTACTTGCATATCGGGCACGCAAAAGCATTGTGTCTGGATTTTGGCGCGGCGCTTGATTTCGGCGGAAAATGCAACTTGCGAATGGACGACACCAACCCAGAAAAAGAAGATGTGGAGTACGTTGAAGCGATAAAAGAAGACGTAAAATGGCTCGGATTTGAGTGGGACGGATTTTATTATGCTTCCGATTATTACCAAAAAATGTTTGAAGCGGCAATGGAACTTATCGACAAAGGGCTTGCGTTTGTCTGCGAATTAACATCCGACGAAATGCGTGCATATCGTGGAACTCTTACGGAAGCGGGTAAGGAAAGTCCTTTCAGAAACAGAAGCGTTGAAGAAAATAAAAAACTCTTTTTGGCAATGAAAAACGGCGAAATCGAAGAAGGAAAATTAGCTCTCAGGGCGAAAATCGATATGTCTTCGCCCAACATAAATATGCGCGACCCTGTAATTTACAGAATTGTTAAAGCAAAACATCACCGCACGGGCGACGATTGGTGCATTTATCCGATGTATGATTTTGCGCATCCAATCGAAGACGCGCTCGAAAAAATAACGCACTCGCTCTGTTCTTTGGAGTTTGAAGACCACCGTCCGCTCTATAATTGGGTTGTGGAAAATACCACAATGCCCGCAATTCCGCGCCAAATTGAATTTGCACGTCTCAATCTTACATACACAGTAATGAGCAAGCGCAAACTTCGCAAACTTGTGGAAGAAAATTTGGTGGACGGTTGGGACGACCCAAGAATGCCGACTTTGTGCGGAATGCGAAAAAGAGGCTATCCTGCGGCGGCAATTCGCGATTTTATCGGCAGAATTGGGCTTGCAAAACGCGACAGTATTGTAGATTTTGCTTTGCTTGAACACTGCATTCGCGAAAATCTTAACAAATCGGCAATTCGTTTGATGGGAGTTTTAGACCCGATCAAAGTGATAATCGAAAATTACCCCGAAACCGAAACCGAATATTTAGAAGCGATAAATAATCCCGAAAATGATGCGGCAGGAACGAGAAAAATAGCATTTTCACGCGAAATTTATATAGAGCGCGAGGATTTTATGGAAGATGCGCCAAAAGGCTTTTTCCGCCTTACTTTGGGCTCGGAAGTGCGTCTCAGATACGCCTATTATATTAAATGTACGCAGGTAATAAAAGATAAAAACGGCGAAATCATCGAACTTCGGGCAACTTATGACCCTGCAACAAAAGGCGGCGACTCTCCCGACGGACGAAAGGTGAAATCTACCATTCACTGGGTGGACGCGGCGACGGCGAAAAACGCGACAATAAATCTTTATGAACGCCTTTTCACAAAAGAAAATCCCGAAGATGTCGAAGAAGGACAAGAATTTACGGCAAACATAAACCCCGAATCACTCAAAGTAATAACAAACGCAAAAGTTGAGGCGGCGTGCGACGAATTAAGCAAAAACGGCGCATTCCAATTTGAGCGAAAAGGTTATTTTGTCGCTTCGACTCCGCTCAGCGACCGGATTGGCGAAAACCAAGCGTTAGTGTTTAACAGAACGGCGACGCTCAAAGACGCGTGGGTAAAACTCCAATCCAAGGCATAA
- the ychF gene encoding redox-regulated ATPase YchF: MSVSAGIVGLPNVGKSTIFNAISSGKAQTANYPFCTIDPNSGVVSVPDPRLAQITEIIPTKKIIPALLELVDIAGLVKGASTGEGLGNQFLGHIKGVNAILHVVRCFESTDITHVSGNVDPVRDVEVIDTELMLKDLDTLEKSKSRFEKMKKSGDKEAAAKMDIVQKAIDQINAGIPARRALTEHEQLLLSELHLITLKPVLYVANVDEATLKADNEYVKKLREIAEKDNALCIKICGKIEEELADLEEEDKKEFLADLGLTEPGLNALARAAYDLLGLQTFFTAGESENRAWTIKKGFTAPQAAGVIHTDFERGFIKAEVYTLNDLLTYKSETEIKNQGKMRLEGKEYIVKDGDIMFFKFNV; encoded by the coding sequence ATGAGCGTATCGGCAGGTATTGTCGGATTGCCCAATGTGGGAAAATCCACTATTTTTAACGCGATTTCGTCGGGAAAAGCACAAACGGCGAACTATCCATTTTGTACCATCGACCCTAATTCGGGAGTTGTTAGCGTTCCCGACCCGCGACTTGCGCAAATAACCGAGATTATCCCGACTAAAAAAATAATTCCCGCGCTTTTGGAACTTGTAGATATTGCGGGACTTGTAAAAGGCGCATCCACGGGCGAGGGATTGGGAAACCAGTTTTTAGGACACATAAAAGGCGTAAATGCAATTTTGCACGTTGTTCGATGCTTTGAGTCCACCGACATAACGCACGTTTCGGGCAATGTTGACCCCGTGCGCGACGTTGAAGTTATCGACACAGAACTTATGCTCAAAGATTTGGACACGCTCGAAAAAAGCAAATCGCGCTTTGAAAAAATGAAAAAATCGGGCGACAAAGAAGCCGCGGCAAAAATGGATATTGTGCAAAAGGCGATAGACCAAATAAACGCAGGTATCCCCGCCCGCAGAGCGCTTACGGAACACGAACAATTGCTTCTTTCGGAACTTCATTTAATTACCTTAAAGCCCGTTTTGTATGTTGCAAACGTCGATGAAGCTACCCTTAAAGCAGACAACGAATACGTGAAGAAATTGCGCGAAATAGCCGAAAAAGACAACGCGCTTTGCATAAAAATCTGCGGAAAAATCGAAGAAGAACTCGCCGATTTGGAAGAAGAAGATAAAAAAGAATTTTTGGCGGATTTGGGACTTACCGAACCGGGGCTTAACGCTTTGGCGCGGGCGGCTTACGACCTTTTGGGCTTGCAGACGTTTTTCACGGCGGGCGAAAGTGAAAACCGAGCATGGACTATAAAAAAGGGTTTTACCGCACCTCAGGCGGCAGGAGTAATTCACACGGATTTTGAGCGCGGATTTATTAAGGCAGAAGTTTACACGCTTAACGACTTACTGACTTACAAGAGCGAAACGGAGATTAAAAATCAAGGAAAAATGCGTTTAGAAGGCAAAGAATACATCGTAAAAGACGGTGATATTATGTTTTTTAAATTTAATGTGTAA